The genomic region TGCTCGCCGCTTCCCAGGTATATGATTACTAAATGCAAACCTACAAGGAAGAAGAGCCCTATACCGGTAATGTACTGTAGAATCTTAAGATTAGTCTCTCTCATAGCGGTCTCCTAGGTCAGAATCACGATTAGAACATATATCACCAGTGCCGCCATCAGCGCCAGCATCATCCAAACCAGGTATCGCTTACGGCGCAGGGCATCGACATAGGGATATACCGGTGTCTTGGGCCTGCCTAGGGTGTACCCCAGGTGTTGCAGTATGAGCCTGCCGCCGTTCAGGGCATGGATGATAAAGGCTGCTGCTACCAGGTATTCGCCCGCCTTGAACCCGGGGTGGCTGAAGATCCCCATGATGTCAGTCCAGCTTTCCACACCCCCCAGGCGGAAGCCATTCATGGCTAGGTGCAGGGTTATATATAGAAGTAAGCCGAGCCCGGTCAGCCTATGCAGGGTGTAGAGATAGCGCTCCAACGTGTAGCGCCCCGCCCATGCCCAACCCTTTATACCCAGACGATTGGGTAAATGCCCGCTCTGGCTACCTGCTGCCTTCATTGCCATTAGTATTTCCTCTCAACCGGTTTCCACATGGTGATATTCACCGGGATATAGTCCAGTCGCGGCCCTTCTGGTGTATAATAAGCCAGGGTATGCCTCTCCCAGTTGACGTCGTCCCGCTTGGGAAAGTCCCGCCTGGAATGCGCCCCCCTGGACTCGGTGCGCGCCAGGGCACCGGCCACGATTACCTCTGCCACATCAACCAGGTTAACCATTTCCAGAACGGCGAGCAGGTTGGTATTATATATCCGACTCTCATCCTTAACCCTTACTTGCCCAACCCTCTTTTTAAGTTCCCTTATCTTTTCCAGAGCCTGTTCCAACTCCGAGCCATCACGATAAACAGCCACATTGTGGTCCATCACTCGTTGCAGTTCCGTGCGTAGGGCAAAGATATCCTCGCTTCCACTGCCACGCCCAATTTGCTCAAACAATCGTTCACTTTGCTCCTGAGCCTTCTGCTGAGGAGCAGGTGGAAGAGACCTCTGACCCATAGCATAACGTGCTGCTTTCTCTCCTGTGATCCTACCCCAGACCAGGCACTCAGCGGTAGAATTGGCGCCCAGGCGATTTGCCCCGTGCAGGGATACACAAGCTGCCTCCCCCGCTGCCCAGATGCCCTCAACAGGTGTCGCCCCGTCAATATCGGTATGGATGCCCCCCATGAAATAGTGAGCCGCCGGCCGAATGGGTATGGGCTGCTCTATGGGGTCGATGAAGGCAAACCTGATGGCAACCTCCCTGATAAGTGGCAATCGCTCATTTATCTTTTGTGCCCCTAGATGGCGCAGGTCAAGATGAACATAGTCCAGGCCATCTGGTCCCGATAAACCTCTACCCTCCAAAATCTCGGTTATCTCAGAGCGGGATACGATATCCCGGGGCGCAGTTTCCATCTTGGAAGGCGCGTACCGCTCCATGAATCTCTCACCTTCACTGTTAATCAGATACCCGCCCTCGCCCCTCGCAGCCTCAGTGATCAGGATACCCGAAGGTATCAACCCAGTTGGGTGAAACTGCACAAACTCCATATCCTTAAGTGGCATACCAGCCCTATAGGCCATAGCCAAACCGTCTCCGGTAGCTGTTAGGGAATAGGTGGTAAATCCAAACATGCGGCAGCCACCACCGGTAGCTATAACAAGGGCTTTACCTCTTATCACAAAAAAATCCCCGGTGGTCAGATCCCAAACCGTTATACCCTGAAAGATGCCATTATCTATCAAAATAGAAGTAACGTAGCATTCATCATAGCGTGTAACGCTGGCATACTGCTGAAGGGTATCGTATAGGGTGTGCATCTCAAAGAAGCCAGTCTTGTCCTCAGCGAAGGTAGCCCGATCGAAGCTGTGCCCCCCGAACGGCCTCTGGTTTATGCGGCCATCAGGACGTCTGGACCAGGGGATACCCCAGCGATCCAGTTGCAGGATCTCCATGGGAGACTCCTCGACGAAACGCCACACCACATCCTGGTCAGCCAGGAAATCGCTCCCCCTTACCGTATCCCAGGCGTGAAGCTCGAGGCTATCGCCCTCTTCCGGGCGCATGACTGCGGCGGTTCCACCCTCGGCGCAGACAGAATGCGAGCGCATTAGCTGCACCCGGGAAACAATGGCTATATCCATCTCGTCACCGCTCACACGGGCAGCTTCAATCGCTGCCCTTAAACCTGCCAGACCAGAACCCAGAATTACTACATCATGAGTAGTTTCTACAGCTACCATTCTACACCCACAAGCTTTTCTTTTAGTATAGCCTTCAACAATCCGAGACTATGGAAAATTTCTACTTTCAGAGAATCGCCTCCTTATGCCTTGCGGCGTGGCAATTCAGGTTCACCGCCACCGGCATCATCGCAATATGCGTCGGAAAGACCTCGGCGTGCACCGCCAGGGCTGTGGTCCTACCACCGAAACCCTGCGGCCCGATGCCCAGGTTATTCACGCGCTCCAGTATTTCCCGCTCCAGCTCAGCCATCTCGGGGTCTGGATTTGGCTCTCCCACCCGGCGCAGCAGTGCCTTTTTCGCCAATATCGTCGCCTTATCTGCCGTCCCACCAATCCCCACGCCGACGACAATCGGTGGACAAGGATTGGAGCCTGCCTCCGCCACCGATTTCACCACGAATTCGATAACCCCCTGACGGCCCTTGGCTGGGGTGAGCATAGCAAGACGGCTCATGTTCTCGCTACCGCCGCCCTTGGGCATGACCGTGATCTTCAAGCAGTCCCCTGGCACCATGTCTAGGTGTATCACAGCGGGGGTGTTATCTTTGGTATTCGCCCTTGCCGAGAAAGGCTGGCTCACTATGGATTTTCTGAGGTAGCCATCCTCATAACCCCGGCGTACCCCCTCTTCAACGGCGGTATAAAGATCGCCACCGGTAACATGGGCATCCTGACCCAGCTCAAGAAATATCACTGCGGTACCACAGTCCTGACATATAGGGATATTCTCATTCGTGGCGATACTGTCATTCTCCAATATCTGATCTAAGACCTGCTGCCCTAAGGTGGATTCCTCCTTCTCCCTAGCCTGCTTAAGCGCCTCTAGGACATCCTCTCCGATATTGAAATTTGCCCGCTGACAGAGGTGTGCCACGGTGTTGACAATATCCGCAACCGATATTTCTCTCATCGTCACTCCAGCTTCATAATAGCTACGAGTTCCTTTACCGCCTCAGCCGAGCGCTTGAGCGCCTCGCTCTCCTCAGGTGTCAGCTTTAATTCAATGATCTGCTCGATCCCACTGGCTCCCAGCTTTGCCGGGACTCCGACGTATGCACCGTTGATGCCGTATTCGCCCTCGAGGTAGGCAGCACAGGGGAGGATCTTCTTTCTATCGAACACTATAGCTTCAACCATCTGGACTGCTGCCGCGGAGGGGGCATAGTAGGCACTTCCTGTCTTGAGCAGGCCAACGATCTCGGCGCCGCCCTTCACAGTGCGTTCCAAGATAGCATCCACTCTATCTTTCGACAGAAGCTCGGTCATTGGGATGCCACCAACGGTAGTCAATCGGGGGATTGCTACCATAGTGTCGCCGTGCCCACCAAGGAGGCATGCAGCAACGTCGTCAACCGACACACCGAGCTCCATTGCGATAAATGTCCTGAGCCTGGATGAATCGAGGATTCCGGACTGCCCCATGACGCGATTCTTGGGGAACTTGCTCACATGAAGCGCCAGCTGCGTCATGGCATCTAGTGGGTTGGTGACCACGATGATGATGCAATTAGGGGAATACTCCACCACGTTCTCGGTAACCTCTTTGATGATCTTCATGTTGGTGAGGATGAGGTCATCGCGGCTCATCCCTGGCTTTCGCGCTATGCCCGAGGTGATGACTACGATATCGGAATCCGCTGTCTCCTCGTAGCCGTTGGTACCGATAATACTGGAGTCGAAGTTCAGGATCGGTCCACTTTGCAGGATATCCAGTGCCTTCCCTTGAGGCAGCCCCTCGATGATGTCCACCATCACCACATCGGCATAGCCCCCCTCCACGATCCGCTGGGCGCAGGTAGCACCCACATTCCCGGCACCAACAACTGTGACCTTATTTCGCATTGCTCTACTCCTTCATTTTTTCGATTACGGCATCAGCAACCTGTGAGGTGCCTACCGCCGTGGGGTCGTTGCGGTCGCGTTTCATATCATAGGTAACCGATTTCCCCTCAGCGATAACCTGGACTATGGCACTCTCCATCCTATCGGCAGCCTCTTTCTCCCCGAGGTGGCGGAGCATCATCACCCCGGAGAGCATCATGGCCATAGGGTTTACCTTGTTCTGACCGGCATATTTAGGGGCGCTGCCATGGGTCGGTTCAAAGACGGAGATATCATTCCCGATATTGGCTCCAGGGGCGATCCCCACCCCACCAATAAGCCCGGCACAAAGCTCGGAGACGATGTCACCATAAAGGTTCGGTAGGACGATAACATCATGGTGCTGAGGGAAACGTACTAGTTGTGAGCACATGCTATCGACCATGTGGGATTCAAACTCAATGTCGGGGTAATCCTTAGCAACCTCGGTTGTGATTGATAAAAAGAGCCCATCGGTTTCCTTCAGGATATTCGCCTTGTGAACTACAGTAACCTTTTTGCGGCCATGGGCTCTGGCATAATCGAAGGCATACTGTGCAATCCTTCGGGTGGCATTGGGGGATATCGCCTTGATGCTAAAGCTCGAATCCGCATTGACCCAGTTTCCGTTTTCCTCAATGAGGCGGGTAAGCTTTATCGCCTCGGGGGTCTGCCTACGGCACTCGATCCCCAGGTAGAGGTCCTCGGTATTTTCTCGCACCACTACAACATCTACATTAGTGTGGATGGAAGGAGCACCGGGGTAGCTCTTGCAGGGGCGGAGGCAAACATAGAGATCCAGCCCCTTCCTTATCGCTACATTGACGCTGCGAAAGCCCGAGCCCACGGGGGTGGTGATCGGGCCTTTCAAGGCTACCTTGTTCCTCCTGATGGAGTCGAGTAGTTCATTGGGAAGTAAAGAGCCATACTTTTCTTGAGCCCTCTCGCCGGCAAACGCTTCCTCCCAGTTGAACTCGATCCCGGTCGCCTCAAGGACCCTTACTGCAGCCTCGGTTACCTCAGGACCGATGCCATCGCCCCTAATTAGTGTAATGGTATATGCCAATATATATCTCCGCGCTAAGATTCAAAGCCACCATGCCTCTTAATATAAGGGATAAGCCCGCCCTCTTTAAGTATCACGAGCATCACATCGGGGAACTTTCCTGTGGTGAGCTCGGTTCCGCTGGTAAGATTCTTCACTGTTCTTCCCGCAAGGTCAACCTCAAGCGTATCGCTATCATTGATCTTTTCAGTGTCGCATATCAATACGGGAAGCCCGATATTGATGGCATTTCTATAAAAGATGCGCGCCGCTGACTTCGCCAGGACAGCAGCCACGCCAGCCATCTTGATTACGATAGCGGCATGCTCCCGGCTTGAGCCAAGCCCGAAGTTCAAACCTGCAACGACGAAATCGCCTGGCTTCACCATTGTACAAAAGCCGGGTTCAACATCTTCAAGGGTGTGCTTTGCCAATTCCGGAAGATTACTCCTAAGATGGAAGTACCTTCCCGGGCAGATGTGATCGGTGGAAATATTATCACCGAATTTAAAGGCTTTTCCCCTTAGCATTTACATTAGCTCCCTGGGGTCGGTGATCTCGCCAGCGATGGCGCTCGCCGCGGCAGTAGCCGGGCTTCCCAAGTAGATATGGGCCTCTGGATTTCCCATGCGCCCCCTGAAATTGCGGTTGGCTGTGGAGAGGCAAGCCTCCCCATCCCCCAGCACTCCCTGGTGTACCCCAACGCATGGGCCACAACTCGGCGGCAGAAGCACCGCCCCAGCCTCAAGGAAGGTCTGGATATATCCAGCGCTAATCGCTTCTTTAAGTACATCCAAAGATGCCGGGGCAACGAGCAGCCTAGTTTTAGGATAACGTCTTTTTCCATTCAGAATTGCGGCCGCTACCGCCAGGTCATCCAGGCGACCGTTGGTACAGGTGCCGATGAAAACCTGGTCGACTTTCGTGCCCGCTAGCTCTCTCGCCAGGGCGATATTATCTACTGCGTGAGGTCTAGACAATGTGGGCTCAAGGCTAGAAGCATCGATGGTGATCACTTGCTCATACATGGCATCATGATCAGGGCACAAAGCGTGAAAAAGAGCACCGCGACCGCGAGATTCAAGATAGGCTTGTGTAGTCCCATCCGTAGGGAAAAGCCCCGTCTTGGCCCCTGCCTCCACTGCCATATTAGCCAGGGTGAAACGACCCGCCATGCTCATATTTGCGATAGCCTCTCCTGAGAACTCCAGCGATTTGTAAGTGGCGCCATCAGCACCAAGGCTCCCGATAAGGTGCAGGGCAAGGTCCTTTGCATATACTCCCTTGGCGAAGCGACCACTTACCTCTACCTTGAAGCTCTCAGGTACCCTGAGCCAGGTCTTTCCTAAAGCAATGGCTATGGCAACATCGGTGGAGCCCATACCAGTGGCAAAAGCCCCTAATGCCCCTGCGGTCACGGTGTGGGAATCAGCGCCGAGGATCACCTCCCCCGGGTTAGCATAGTATTCCAACACCAGCTGGTGGCAAACCCCTTCCCCCACATCGCAAATCTGGACGCCGCTCTTTCGGGCGAACTGACGTAGGGTAATGTGGTCATTGGCAAGCTCTCGTGACGGGCAGGGAGCAGCGTGATCAAGAAAAAGGACTACCCTATCTGGATTGGCTGCCTGCCCAAGGCCGCTCTCTTCAAGTTGCCGCAGCGCTAGAGGGCCAGTGCCATCCTGGAGGAAGGCAAGATCGACCCTGGCGATGATGATATCTCCAGCATGGGCATCGCTCCCTGAATTCTCGCTCAGGATCTTCTCGGCGAGGGTCTTCCCCATAGCGTTAACCAATCACTGCGATGATACCATCTTTGGCCACGCGATCCCCAGGCTTCACCCTCAGCTCCCTAACCGTACCATCGATAGGGGTAGGGAGGACACTCTCCATCTTCATCGCCTCCAGGATCACGATGGTATCTCCTGCCTTAACCGCTTGTCCCAGCGTCACTTCGCATCTGATGATTATTCCGGGCATGGGGGCGAGTACAGCACCCTCAGGAGTCACCGCAGGTGTTTCTCTGGTCTCCTGCGTAGCTACGGGTTCCGCCGGTTTTGGTGGCGCTGCGCTAGCAGCCGGACTATTTATTGCAGGATGCCCACCAGCAGGCTCCACCTCTACCTGGTAATACTCATCACCCACAAATACATTATAAGCCTTAAGCCCCGGCCCCTTTGGCGGAACGGCCTTCTCCGCCTTCTCCTCCAGCTTACCAGCTTTCGCTTTGGCTATAAGTTCATCCTCCCGCTTAACGTCCTCTAAGGTCTTTGGTTTTGTCTCCGGTGGTGGCTCCTCCAACCCATATTTCCATTTCAGAAAGCGCATCCCGGTGGTGGGATAGAGGGCATAGATGAGCACATCGCCATCGTCCCTGGCGATTTCTTTTGTATCCGCCCTAGCCTTCTCCATCTCTGGCTCTAGTATATCTGCAGCGCGGCAGGTGATTGGCTCCTCACCACGCTCATACCCCTTGAGCGCTTTCTTTTGCACCTCAGGGTCGATATTAGCCGGAGGCTTGCCGTAGAGGCCATAGATATAGTCCTTGACCTGGCTGGAGATCATCTTGTATCTGCCCATGAGGACATTTTGCACCGCCTGAATCCCCACGATCTGGCTGGTGGGGGTAACCAGGGGGGGGTTACCCAGCTCCTTCCTGGTCTTGGGAAGCTCAGCATATACCTCATTGATCCTATCCAGTGCATCCGCTTCCTTTAGCTGGGATATCAGGTTAGTAGTCATGCCTCCAGGAATCTGGTGCACCAGCACCCCGGTATCGATGACCGACATCTTGGTGGTACCCAGGAAGTCGCGGTATTTAGGGGCAATGGACTCGATATACTGCCCCAGTTTAAAAAGATAGGCCAGGTTAAGCCCAGTGTCCCGCGGCGTCCCCTCAAGGGCGACCACAATAGGCTCCACCGCTGGCTGGGAAGAGCGTAGGGCAAACGGGGCCAGGGCGGTATCGATAATGTCCACCCCAGCCTCGGCGGCCTTGAGGCAGCTCATAGACGCCATACCGCTGGTATAGTGAGTGTGGAACTGGATTGGTATCTTTATTACCGCCTTGAGGGCGCTAACTAGCTCATAGATGTCATAGGGGGCAGCGAGTCCGGCCATATCCTTGATGCAAATGCTGTCAGCTCCCATATCCTGAATTATAAGCGCTTTCTTGACATAATAATCTATGTTGTAGGTCGGCCCCCCTAATTTCCGCTCAGTGAGGGAGTAACATAATGTACCCTGGATGTGCTTGCCACACTCCTTGATCGCCTTAAAAGGAGCCTCGAAATTACGCTCATCATTCACCGCATCGAAGACGCGAAAGATATCGATGCCTACCTTCGCTGCCTGATGGACGAAAGCGAATACTACATCGTCGGCATAGTGGCGATAGCCCACCAAGTTCTGCCCTCGAAGCAGCATCTGAAGCGGGGTATTAGGCATCAGCCGTTTCAAGAGGCGAGGTCTCTCCCAGGGATCCTCATTGAGAAACCTTGTTGGCACATCGAAAGTAGCTCCACCCCACACCTCCGCAGAATAAAATCCTGCCTTATCCATCTCCGCGGCGATGGCTTCCATATCCTCAGTACGCATCCTAGTTGCCAGCGATGACTGATGCCCATCTCGGAGGGTGGTATCGGTGATTTTAAGCGGGTTCTTCTTCTCCATACGATCTCCTCCTTCTACGGGGGGCTGGGGCGCATATTCTTATTTGCCACGATATACGCATCCTCATCATCTCCGCAAGCCCCCAATATTTCCAATAGCTCATCCTAGGGCGCGGCACTGCGGGCACTGCCAGGGTCTCCTCCTCCTCAAACCGGTCGATGGCCGCCAGGATCGCCGCCATGACCCCCTCTTTTTCATGCATTCTTTCTCACTATAGCGGGATGTTGCCGTGTTTCTTGGGGGGATTTGAGTCCCTCTTATTTTGCAGCATATCCAGTGCCTTTATCAACCTGGGGCGGGTCTCCCTGGGGTCGATCACATCATCGAGATAGCCCCGGGCCGCCGCTATATAGGGATTGGCGAACTTCTCCTTATACTCCGCGACCAGATTCGCTCTGGTCTCCTCGGGGTTCTCCGACTTTCGGATGGCCTCCCTATGTATGATGTTCACCGCACCATCGGGCCCCATAACCGCGATCTCGGCAGTGGGCCAGGCGAAGTTGATGTCGCTCCTGAGGTGCTTGCTGCTCATAGCTACATAGGCACCGCCGTAGGCTTTACGGGTGATCACGGTCACCTTTGGCACTGTGGCCTCGGAGTAGGCATAGAGCAGCTTAGCGCCGTGCCTGATGATCCCACCATATTCCTGATGGACACCGGGCATATACCCTGGGACATCGCAGATGGTGATTATGGGGATGTTAAAGCAATCGAGGAAGCGCACAAACCGGGCAGCCTTGTCGGAGGCATCGATATTGATACACCCCGCCGATATGGAGGGCTGCTGGGCCACGATGCCCACCGAGCGCCCCCCGAGCCGGGCAAATCCAGTAAGGATGTTCGGGGCGAAGTGCTCATGAACCTCCATGAATTGGCCATTATCGAACACCCTCCGGATAACCTCTTTCATATCGTAGGCTTTACTAGCATCCTCGGGTATGATGTGAAGAAGCTCCTCATCTCTCCTATCGGGGTCATCGGCATTTTTCTCAAAGGGAGCTTCCTCCATGTTGTTCTGGGGGAGGTAGGTGAGGAGCTGGCGCACCATCTTCAGGCACTCCTCCTCGTTTGGGGCTACAAAGTGGCAATTCCCGCTCTGGCTGGCATGAACCATCGCCCCTCCCAACTGCTCAAGGGTCACCTCCTCGCCGGTCACCGCCCTGATGACATCGGGGCCGGTGATATACATCTCCCCCATTCCTTGAACCATAAAAATGAAGTCGGTGATCGCCGGAGAGTATACCGCGCCGCCAGCGGCCGGGCCCATGATCACCGATATCTGGGGGATCACCCCCGATGATAGGGTATTTCTGACGAAGATCTCACCATATCCGGCGAGGCTCTCCACCCCCTCCTGAATCCTGGCCCCGCCACAATCCAAAAGGCCAATTAAGGGCGCCCCGTTCTTCACCGCCATGTCCATGACCTTACAGATCTTCTCAGCGGCCACCTCCGATAGCGAGCCCCCGAGGACGGTGAAGTCCTGAGAGAAGATATAAATAAGCCTGCCATCTACCTTGCCGTATCCAATGACCACCGCATCGCCCAGGAACTTCTTATCCCCGAGGCCGAACTCGGTGGCGCGGTGGGTGACGAAGGGGTCCAGCTCCTCGAAGCTGCCCTCATCGATGAGATAGGAGATTCGCTCCCTGGCGGTGAGCTTGCCCTTCTCATGCTGCGCTGCGATGCGCTTTTCGCCCCCACCCAGCTGCGACTCCGCCCTCAGTTTGGCCAGAATTTCCAGCCTTTCTTCAATCGCCATTTCCCCTCCCGACTAGCAGGTTTGTGAAAACGCTCACTTTGTGAAAGCAGTCACATAGTGCATTATATAATGCTAAACCTAAAAATGCAACCAAGTTTACTCGTACGATAGATTAGCGACACGTCGCCTTTCGCCCGCTTTTCCCCGTCATTGCTACGAAAATACACTTATATGTCTGGACGAACCCTACGCACATGTCATTCCCGCGCAGGCGGGAATCTAGACCGACCAGTCTCTGGATTCCTGCTTCCGCAGGAATGACAGCCAAAGCCGGTACAAACATACACCATTTTCATCCTCTGTAGTGCCGCTGGCGAGAGGCATGCTGGATTGCGACCCCGATGTATCGGGGACGGCAATCTCACCTCTAAACTCCCCAGGGCTCTTTCACCACAGAGCTCCCGGGGATGAGAAAAGGGCGAAATCAACCATACTATATATCACATGTCTATCTGAGCGAGATCGTGAAGTTAATCATCCTCACTCCTCCGCCGGGCAATGGAATCCGCTACAAAGAGCAGCTTCCTTGCCCTATTGGCGATAGGAATATCGATCATCTTGCCATCAAGAGAGGTTGAGGCGAAGCCCTGGGCCACAGCGGCCTCAAAGGCGTCAACCACCCTTCTAGCATGGGCTATCTCCTCTGGCGAGGGGCTAAAGATACGGTTCACCGACTCTATCTGGCTGGGGTGAATAAGGAACTTACCCCCAAAGCCAAGCCTTCGAGCGAGCCTGGCCTCATTAACCAGCCCCGCTTCATCCTTGAAGTTATTATAGGGGGTGTCCACTGCGACAACATCGGCCGCCTTGGCGGCGATGACAACCATCGTCCGGGGATAAAGAAGCTCGCTGCCCTCCTCGGTGCGTATCATGCCCGTATCCAAGGTGAAATCCTCAGCACCAAAAGAGATGCCTACAACCCGGGGTGAGGCACTGGCGATCTCGAAGGCGTGGAGCAGCCCCATGGCAGTCTCCACCCAGGGAAGAAGCCTGACATGACCCGCGGCGATCCCTCTTTCTTGTTCCAGAAGCGCAATGATCGCCGCCATCTCTGTTACGTCATGCGCCGTAGCAGGCTTGGGCTGGCTGATACCATCGACCCCGGGGATGATGACAGCCTC from Dehalococcoidia bacterium harbors:
- a CDS encoding succinate dehydrogenase/fumarate reductase flavoprotein subunit, producing the protein MVAVETTHDVVILGSGLAGLRAAIEAARVSGDEMDIAIVSRVQLMRSHSVCAEGGTAAVMRPEEGDSLELHAWDTVRGSDFLADQDVVWRFVEESPMEILQLDRWGIPWSRRPDGRINQRPFGGHSFDRATFAEDKTGFFEMHTLYDTLQQYASVTRYDECYVTSILIDNGIFQGITVWDLTTGDFFVIRGKALVIATGGGCRMFGFTTYSLTATGDGLAMAYRAGMPLKDMEFVQFHPTGLIPSGILITEAARGEGGYLINSEGERFMERYAPSKMETAPRDIVSRSEITEILEGRGLSGPDGLDYVHLDLRHLGAQKINERLPLIREVAIRFAFIDPIEQPIPIRPAAHYFMGGIHTDIDGATPVEGIWAAGEAACVSLHGANRLGANSTAECLVWGRITGEKAARYAMGQRSLPPAPQQKAQEQSERLFEQIGRGSGSEDIFALRTELQRVMDHNVAVYRDGSELEQALEKIRELKKRVGQVRVKDESRIYNTNLLAVLEMVNLVDVAEVIVAGALARTESRGAHSRRDFPKRDDVNWERHTLAYYTPEGPRLDYIPVNITMWKPVERKY
- a CDS encoding 3-isopropylmalate dehydratase large subunit translates to MGKTLAEKILSENSGSDAHAGDIIIARVDLAFLQDGTGPLALRQLEESGLGQAANPDRVVLFLDHAAPCPSRELANDHITLRQFARKSGVQICDVGEGVCHQLVLEYYANPGEVILGADSHTVTAGALGAFATGMGSTDVAIAIALGKTWLRVPESFKVEVSGRFAKGVYAKDLALHLIGSLGADGATYKSLEFSGEAIANMSMAGRFTLANMAVEAGAKTGLFPTDGTTQAYLESRGRGALFHALCPDHDAMYEQVITIDASSLEPTLSRPHAVDNIALARELAGTKVDQVFIGTCTNGRLDDLAVAAAILNGKRRYPKTRLLVAPASLDVLKEAISAGYIQTFLEAGAVLLPPSCGPCVGVHQGVLGDGEACLSTANRNFRGRMGNPEAHIYLGSPATAAASAIAGEITDPRELM
- a CDS encoding isocitrate/isopropylmalate dehydrogenase family protein, with the protein product MAYTITLIRGDGIGPEVTEAAVRVLEATGIEFNWEEAFAGERAQEKYGSLLPNELLDSIRRNKVALKGPITTPVGSGFRSVNVAIRKGLDLYVCLRPCKSYPGAPSIHTNVDVVVVRENTEDLYLGIECRRQTPEAIKLTRLIEENGNWVNADSSFSIKAISPNATRRIAQYAFDYARAHGRKKVTVVHKANILKETDGLFLSITTEVAKDYPDIEFESHMVDSMCSQLVRFPQHHDVIVLPNLYGDIVSELCAGLIGGVGIAPGANIGNDISVFEPTHGSAPKYAGQNKVNPMAMMLSGVMMLRHLGEKEAADRMESAIVQVIAEGKSVTYDMKRDRNDPTAVGTSQVADAVIEKMKE
- a CDS encoding pyruvate carboxylase subunit B is translated as MEKKNPLKITDTTLRDGHQSSLATRMRTEDMEAIAAEMDKAGFYSAEVWGGATFDVPTRFLNEDPWERPRLLKRLMPNTPLQMLLRGQNLVGYRHYADDVVFAFVHQAAKVGIDIFRVFDAVNDERNFEAPFKAIKECGKHIQGTLCYSLTERKLGGPTYNIDYYVKKALIIQDMGADSICIKDMAGLAAPYDIYELVSALKAVIKIPIQFHTHYTSGMASMSCLKAAEAGVDIIDTALAPFALRSSQPAVEPIVVALEGTPRDTGLNLAYLFKLGQYIESIAPKYRDFLGTTKMSVIDTGVLVHQIPGGMTTNLISQLKEADALDRINEVYAELPKTRKELGNPPLVTPTSQIVGIQAVQNVLMGRYKMISSQVKDYIYGLYGKPPANIDPEVQKKALKGYERGEEPITCRAADILEPEMEKARADTKEIARDDGDVLIYALYPTTGMRFLKWKYGLEEPPPETKPKTLEDVKREDELIAKAKAGKLEEKAEKAVPPKGPGLKAYNVFVGDEYYQVEVEPAGGHPAINSPAASAAPPKPAEPVATQETRETPAVTPEGAVLAPMPGIIIRCEVTLGQAVKAGDTIVILEAMKMESVLPTPIDGTVRELRVKPGDRVAKDGIIAVIG
- a CDS encoding carboxyl transferase domain-containing protein, whose protein sequence is MAIEERLEILAKLRAESQLGGGEKRIAAQHEKGKLTARERISYLIDEGSFEELDPFVTHRATEFGLGDKKFLGDAVVIGYGKVDGRLIYIFSQDFTVLGGSLSEVAAEKICKVMDMAVKNGAPLIGLLDCGGARIQEGVESLAGYGEIFVRNTLSSGVIPQISVIMGPAAGGAVYSPAITDFIFMVQGMGEMYITGPDVIRAVTGEEVTLEQLGGAMVHASQSGNCHFVAPNEEECLKMVRQLLTYLPQNNMEEAPFEKNADDPDRRDEELLHIIPEDASKAYDMKEVIRRVFDNGQFMEVHEHFAPNILTGFARLGGRSVGIVAQQPSISAGCINIDASDKAARFVRFLDCFNIPIITICDVPGYMPGVHQEYGGIIRHGAKLLYAYSEATVPKVTVITRKAYGGAYVAMSSKHLRSDINFAWPTAEIAVMGPDGAVNIIHREAIRKSENPEETRANLVAEYKEKFANPYIAAARGYLDDVIDPRETRPRLIKALDMLQNKRDSNPPKKHGNIPL
- a CDS encoding fumarate hydratase, yielding MREISVADIVNTVAHLCQRANFNIGEDVLEALKQAREKEESTLGQQVLDQILENDSIATNENIPICQDCGTAVIFLELGQDAHVTGGDLYTAVEEGVRRGYEDGYLRKSIVSQPFSARANTKDNTPAVIHLDMVPGDCLKITVMPKGGGSENMSRLAMLTPAKGRQGVIEFVVKSVAEAGSNPCPPIVVGVGIGGTADKATILAKKALLRRVGEPNPDPEMAELEREILERVNNLGIGPQGFGGRTTALAVHAEVFPTHIAMMPVAVNLNCHAARHKEAIL
- a CDS encoding 3-isopropylmalate dehydratase small subunit encodes the protein MLRGKAFKFGDNISTDHICPGRYFHLRSNLPELAKHTLEDVEPGFCTMVKPGDFVVAGLNFGLGSSREHAAIVIKMAGVAAVLAKSAARIFYRNAINIGLPVLICDTEKINDSDTLEVDLAGRTVKNLTSGTELTTGKFPDVMLVILKEGGLIPYIKRHGGFES
- the mdh gene encoding malate dehydrogenase, translating into MRNKVTVVGAGNVGATCAQRIVEGGYADVVMVDIIEGLPQGKALDILQSGPILNFDSSIIGTNGYEETADSDIVVITSGIARKPGMSRDDLILTNMKIIKEVTENVVEYSPNCIIIVVTNPLDAMTQLALHVSKFPKNRVMGQSGILDSSRLRTFIAMELGVSVDDVAACLLGGHGDTMVAIPRLTTVGGIPMTELLSKDRVDAILERTVKGGAEIVGLLKTGSAYYAPSAAAVQMVEAIVFDRKKILPCAAYLEGEYGINGAYVGVPAKLGASGIEQIIELKLTPEESEALKRSAEAVKELVAIMKLE
- a CDS encoding CoA ester lyase, producing MEPLRTLLSVPGNRQNMIDKVWNLPVDALVLDLEDSVPTSEKASARALARDTLAMLARAKRGETQKGRKVFVRINSLASGLAREDLEAVIIPGVDGISQPKPATAHDVTEMAAIIALLEQERGIAAGHVRLLPWVETAMGLLHAFEIASASPRVVGISFGAEDFTLDTGMIRTEEGSELLYPRTMVVIAAKAADVVAVDTPYNNFKDEAGLVNEARLARRLGFGGKFLIHPSQIESVNRIFSPSPEEIAHARRVVDAFEAAVAQGFASTSLDGKMIDIPIANRARKLLFVADSIARRRSEDD